A genomic stretch from Candidatus Nitrotoga arctica includes:
- a CDS encoding gamma-butyrobetaine hydroxylase-like domain-containing protein encodes MTMLTPTEITLHQQSKLLEIAFDDGSRYRLPYEFLRVHSPSAAVRGHGPSQEVLQVGKQDVNVIDVQPVGSYAIKLTFDDGHNTGLYSWDYLNELGKYQDALWHEYLRKLAEAGESRVPHHSVDILDKSEEVK; translated from the coding sequence ATGACCATGCTCACTCCCACCGAAATTACCCTGCATCAACAATCGAAGCTGCTGGAAATAGCCTTCGATGACGGTTCACGCTACCGCTTGCCGTATGAGTTTCTGCGTGTGCATTCGCCTTCTGCCGCAGTTCGTGGGCACGGGCCGAGTCAGGAGGTGCTGCAGGTCGGCAAGCAAGATGTGAACGTGATTGACGTGCAGCCCGTAGGTAGCTACGCCATCAAACTGACTTTCGATGATGGCCACAATACCGGCCTTTATTCTTGGGATTACTTGAATGAGCTCGGGAAATATCAGGATGCGTTGTGGCACGAATATTTAAGGAAATTGGCAGAAGCGGGAGAGAGCCGTGTTCCACATCATTCTGTAGATATACTCGATAAATCCGAGGAAGTAAAATGA